Below is a window of Candidatus Acidiferrales bacterium DNA.
TCAAATCGGCGCAGATCGCTTCGAGCGTCCAGCGCGGGTAATGCTTGTTGAGATATTCCGCGATGTGGTCCAGTTCACCCTGTTGAAATGTGCGCTCGGGGCGAATGCATTTGTCGCGCGTCATGCCGCCGCTGGTGACGAGCACGACGAGCACGCGGCCGTCGGGCAGAACCAGAAAACGGATGTGCTCGACGACGGTGCGCGCAAGCGGCGGCGAAACGATGATTCCCAGTCCGCGCGAAACGGCGGCGAGGACATGGCTGGCGCGTTCCATCACGCCTTCCGGCGTCGTCGCGGAATCGAGCTCGCGGCGAATCCATTCGCGATCCTCGACGCGCGGCGTGGCCTGCATGGCGATTTGCTCGACGTAAAAACGATACGCCGAAGCCGTCGGCACGCGCCCCGCGGAAGTGTGCGGCTGATAGAGATAGCCTTCGTCTTCGAGGTCGGCCATGATGTTGCGCATCGTGGCGGAGCTGAGCTGCTCGGCGTGCATGCGCACAATCGTGCGCGAAGAAACCGGCTCGCCGGTTTCGATGTATGCGCGGACGACTTCCGCGAGCACCTGACGATGGCGTTTTTGCTGTAGCGCGGGAACGGTTGTCATTCTTTCCGGACCATTGCGACCATTACAGGCAGCTTGCCTGTTCGAATCATTCTCGAATGCCTATTTTTAGTGTAAACGCCGCGCGCAGAAGCGTCAACTTAGGCACGGACCTAGCGTATGCTCATCGGGAAACGGTACGACTTAATGTCAACGGGCACCCTTATATGGGGCTATTCGTCGCCGTAACAAAACCAGAAGTCTCAGTTACGGATCACCTGCGCTCTTGCGAACGGCGCGCAGCATGTCTCGCGCCGCTGGATGGTCGTTGTCGACATTTGCTCGTTGGAATAATTTTCTAGCGTTCGGAATTGAAGCTCTCACGCCCTTGCCTTCGAGATACGCAATCCCGAGAAAGAAGAATGCGTCCTCTCTTGATGCTTCGCATAGGTTCTCCCCTTTTGTTGCCCTGCGAAAACATCGAACTGCTGCTGTGGGATTCTTCCTAACCCCTCTTCCCCAGAAATAGTGAATCCCGAGCTGGACCAGGGCATCCTCGTCGCCTGTGGCAATGGATTTTCGGAACCATCTAACAGCTGCCTCTAATTTTCGGTTTTCCCGATACGTCATTGCAATATTACTCGCAGCGCAGGCATCTCCGGCGTGAAATGCTTTTCTAAACCAGTAGAGTGCTTCCTGAACATTCTTTGTCACACCGTTCCCGTCACTGAATAGAATCCCTAGGTTATTTTGGGCGGACGCAACACCATGCTCTGCCGCGCGCCGAAGCCATTGCGCGGCTCTTCGAGCGGAGCGCCTAACAATAACCTTCCCTTTGTTATCTTTGCACCCGTCACCATATCGATCTGCGACGCCCCATTCCGCCTCTGGGTCGCCCCGCTTCGCTCGGGCAAGCAAGATTTGCCATTCCGAGGCGGACATCTTATAGCCACCCTGGAATCCAAGGTTTCTTCGCGTCATCTTCCAAGGAAATTCAGAGTCAATCGCCTCGCGGGATCCATCAAGTGATCGTTTCACGGTGTCCGTCTCAAAAGTCCTATGTTCCTTTACCGAACTATCCGTCTGCTACGAAGTGGAGTTGTCGATTTGCGCGCGCTGGAGGTGATCCGAATAGTCGACGTAAATCGTCTTCCACTCGGAGTAAAAGTCGATGGCGGCGAGGCCGGATTCGCGATGGCCGTTGCCGGTTTGTTTCGTGCCACCGAACGGCAGATGCGTCTCCGCGCCGATGGTCGGCGCATTGACGTAGACAATTCCGGTGTCGAGATCGCGCTGCGCGCGGAAGGCGTTGTTGACGTTGCGCGTGTAAATCGAGGACGAGAGGCCATACTTCACGCCATTGGCGACTTCGATGGCTTCGTCGAGGCTGCCGATGGGCATCACGGAAACGACCGGCCCGAAAATTTCCTCCTGGCTGATGCGCATTTTCGGATTGCAGTCGAGGAACACGGTCGGCTCGTGGAACCAGCCCTTGGCATATTTGCCGCTGTCGAGGCGATGGCCGCCGGCGGCGAGTTTTGCGCCTTCGCCTTTGCCGATTTCGACGTATTTCATGACCGTTTGCAATTGGCTTTCGCTAACTGAGGGGCCCATATCGACATCCATATCGAGACCGTTGCCGACGCGCAATTTTTTCGCGCGCGCGACGAATTTCTCCGTGAACTCGCCGTAGACTTTCTTGTGCACGGCGACGCGGCTTGCGGCTGTGCAGCGCTGGCCCGTCGTGCCGAATCCGCCCCAGATGGCGCCGTCGACAGCGAGGTCGATGTTCGCGTCGTCCATCACGAGGATGATGTTTTTGCCGCCCATTTCCAGATGCACGTGTTTGAATGCCGGCGCGCAGGCTTCGTTGATAAGGCGGCCCGTATCGGTCGAGCCGGTGAAGCTGATGAGCTTCACGTCGGGATGCTTGACGAGCGGCGAGCCAGCGGACGAGCCAGCGCCGGAGACGATGTTGACGACGCCTTCGGGAATGCCAGCTTCTTCGAGAATCTGCACAAGGTAATAGGTGGAAAGCGGCGTATCCTGCGCGGGCTTGATGACCACCGTATTGCCGCAGACCAGCGCTGGCATCATTTTCCACGACGGAATGGCGATGGGAAAATTCCACGGCGTGACGAGGCCGCAAACGCCAATCGGCGAGCGCACGCTCATCGCAAATTTGCTCGGCAATTCCGAAGGCGTGGTCTGGCCGAAGAGCCTGCGGCCTTCGCCGGCCATCAGATAGGTCATGTCGATGGCTTCCTGGACGTCGCCGCGCGTCTCGGCAAGCACTTTGCCCATTTCGCGCGTCATGTCGCGGGCGATATCCTCCTTGCGGCGCACGAGAATTTCCGCGGCGCGATAGAGAATCTCCGCACGCTTCGGCGCGGGCACGAGCCGCCAGGTCTCGAACGCGCGCTTGGCCGCTTCGACGGCTCGATTCACATCCTCTTCGCTGGACGCCGGAAAAATTCCCACGAGATCGTCGGTGTTCGCCGGATTGCGGTTCTCGATCGCCTTTCGGCCTACGGCGTCGACCCACTCGCCATTGATGTAATTTTTCTGCGCGTTCGGAAAGACTGCGGTTGCCATGAACGGGCCTCCTCGGAAGATTCGCCTGACTTATGAAGTTAACAGACCGCGCGAGGCAGCGTCAACGCGGCGAACGCTCGCGGTTTGGGACGGTTTCCTGCATCTCAAGCGGCAGGCAAACCTGGTATTGGATCGGCGTCGCTGCAATTTTCGAGGTTCAGGACGCCTCGGCGGCAGCATTTTTCCCTGCGATGCGCCCCTGCACGCTGCACCGCGCCAGGCCGTGCAAGCTGAATCCGCCCGCGCTCTCACCTGCGCAATAGAGTCCCGGAATCACATTGCCGGAAAAATCGATGACCTGGCATTTTGCGTTGATGCGGAGCCCCGCGCGCGTGTCGTGGACCACGGGCGTGGCCCAAGCGGCATAGAACGGCGGCGTGTCGACTTTGTACTTTGGCGCGGGCTTGCCGAAGTCCGCATCCTTGCCATCGTCCACGAAAGAATTGTAACGCGCGACCGTACTTTCCAGCGCGTCGCCGGGCATGGGCTTGCGCTGATGTTTGTTCACGATGGCGGCGGCCAATTCGGCGATGCTGTTCGCGGAGAAAAAATACCCTTCGGCGATATCCACGTAGGGCGGTTCGACCGTCCACTCTTCGCGCTTCGCAGCGTTGGCGTCAAAAATGGCCCAGATGGGCCCGCCGCCATTGACCGCATCGCCGGTGCCGGCAAGCGCGGCGTTGAGAAAATTGGCGGGGTGGTACTTGATGTCCGCAGCATTCAAATAACTTCCCTGCGTGTAAGGCCGAAGCGAGTTGTAGTTGTTGGATGTGTACGCGCCCTGCGTCTCGTCGTAGAAACGCGATCCCACCTGATTCACGAGGATCACATTCTGGTAATTGCGGACCAGAAGGCCACGCGCACGGGCGAGGTGGAATACGGGGCTTCCGGGTTCCCACCCCAGATTTCTATACCCATACTGACACCCGATGCGGCCCGCCTTGGCGAGGCGCAGGCCAAATTCGCCCGAGTCGTTGTACGCACCCCAGAGCGACGCCCCGACGGCGAGGCCGGCCAGTTCGCCACTCGCATCCTGGAAGGAATAAGGTTCGCCAGCAACGCCGTTGTATTCCTCGGTCAGGCGCGTATCGAAAATCCTGCGGAAGTTCACGTTGCTGCTGGAGCCGCCCGTGGCAAGGATGACGCCCTTGCGCGCGAGAATGTGCAGCGTCTCGCCCTCATGCATGGCCACAATGCCCAAGATTTTCCCCGCCGAAGGCTCCCCTCGAACGAGGCTCGACATTTTGTGTTTCAAGAGAATCACCACGCCGGCCTTGCGGGCCGCGACTTCGAGCGGCCGGATGAATCCGACGCCGGAGGATTCTGTAGCGGCAATCGCGGGGTCGACCGGCTTCCCAGTCTGCATCTGCGGCCAGGCCATGGGCGCGGCGTGGTTTTCGCGCGGAGCAGAGTTTCCGTCTGCTGTTCCGCCCGCGCCGTCAGGCGCTTTTTCCACAAAGATCACGCCGTGCGCGACCAGCCATTCATAGGTCGGCGCGCTATTGTCGGCGAAAGCGCGAATGATTTCCTTATCGTTGTAACGATAGTCGGGGAAGCCGTTGGGTTCGACAACGGACCAGTCGGTGAGGTCGCGAAATACCATGTCCGGCGAATCCTCGATGTTGTATTTCTTCTGCCGGCTCGTGCCGCCGCCGAGAGCGACGTTGCCGCCGCTGAGGATGGCGTGGCCGCCAACGTCAAAATTGGCTTCGATCAAAATGACCTTCGCGCCGTGCTCGGCGGCTTCAATGGCTGCGGGAAGACCCGAAGCGCCCGCGCCGACCACGACGACCTCCGCTTCCTTGTCCCAATGCGGCGTCCGGCTTTGCGCTTCGCCTTCCTTGAGGCCCAGGCCAGCCAGAACCGCTGTGCCGACTCCTGCGCCCGTTGTCTTGACAAAATCGCGGCGCGACAAATTTCTCTTGTCTTCTGGATCGCCCTTCATGATGGCACCCTCCAGATTCCGATTTGAATTTGCTCTCTGCCGCAGCGATCAGCTACGGCTTCACCGGCAAAAGCTCGAGTCGGTCGGTGGTCTGCGCTTCAACAGCCTGCCGGGAATACGTCAGCGGAAAATATTCGCCGTCGCGCCACAACGGAAGCAGGTCGGAGTAATGCGGGCTTCCGGGCTGGCCGCTTTCGCCGGGAACGTTCACGCCTTCGGAATGGTCCCAGTCGCTGAGGTCGAAAATCTCGCGATAACTCGCGCCGCCCAACTGATCGTAATTGTCCGGCAAATGCCACGTCGCATCGACGGTATTGTCGTCGCCGGGCCGCGCGACTGGCGGCGGATCGAGGAAGCTCGCGAGATCCTCGAGCGGATCGAGCACGTGCCGAAAACGCATAAAGTGCAGCTTTCCCCAGCCCCACGATTGCGGATCGTCGCCCATTCTTTTTTGCGCGTCGGCGTAGGCTGCGTCGAGTGTCTGGCGGAAAATCTCGTCGCGCATTGAGGTCGGATTGTCGCCGAAAAATTCTGACGTGGGATGACCGAAAAGCCTTGCAAAGGTTTCCGCGCTCAGGTAGATGGGGAGGGCCGCTTTGTCTGGCGCGATGATTTTCAGCATGGCATCATGGAGTTTGCCGAGCCAGATTTCATAGAGCGCGGCCGCGGGCGAATCGCGATGGAGCGCGCCGTTCCAGCCGATAAGCAGCTTCGCATGCGGATCGTCCGCCGCTCCGCTCGCGGCCAGCACGCGCACCAATGCCTGCGCGGGCGCCGAGACGACATCATTCTGCAGCGCGGCCATGTCACCGACGTCGAGCGCATGCTCTTGCGCCGCCGAAAGCACCTGCTCAATGCGAGCGATGCGGTCGGTGCTCCATTCAAACCCAACCGCGTACGGATAATTCTCAGGAATCGTTTTGTTATTGGCCGTGGCGATGAATCCGCGCGCAGGATTAAGTTGCCGCGGCAATTGATCGAGCGGAATGTAGCCCGCCCATTCATAGCCCGCCCAGCCCGGCGCGGGCAACAATCCACTTCCTTTTTTGCGCAGCGGGGTCAGGCCTGCGGATTGCTCACCGATATTTCCCTGCCGGTCGCCATAGACGAAATTTTCCGGCGGCGTTTTCCAGCGCCCCATGGCGGCAAGAAATTGCGTCCAGTTGTGCGCGCGGTCCACGGAAATTCCCGTGAGATACGGCGCTGTGCCCGGCTCGGCGCCGACCCAGTGCAGCGCGAGAGCGCGCTTTCCGTCCGACCAAAGCACCGGCCCATGCCGCGTGAACTTCAAATCCACGGTCACGTCTGCGCCGCCCTTGACGTGAAAGACTTCTTTCTCGACGCGCATGCGCGCCCAGCCCGAAGCCGTCCGATATTCGAGCGGGTCCTTCGGATTCAGCGCCTCATAAAAAAGATCTTCCTGATCGACAGGAAAAACCGTCAGTCCCCACGCGATGTCCTGATTGTGTCCAATGCTGACGCCCGGCAGAGCGGGTTCCGTGGCTCCGATAACGTCCCAGCCCGGGGCAACCAGATGCACGACGTAGCGCAGCGATGGCAGCGCCAGCGTGCGATGCGGATCGTTGGCAACGAGCGGCTTTCCGGTTTTCGTCAGTGCGCCCGCAATCGTCCAGTCGTTGCTGCCCTCGACTTTGTCGGGAAATTGGATTCGGGAGTCCGTACCGACGAATCCGCTGATCAAATTCGGCATGAGGCCCTGAAAATCTTCGCCTGGAAATGTTTCGAGCTTCGTGGGCGGGTCAAAACCTTCGAGATCCGTCGCCTTCTGCGCGCCGACGAGAGCCACAAGCTGCGCATCTGCCAGCTCTTCCGGCGCGTTTCCCGTGACGCTCAGCGTGGCCATGCGCGTGAGGCAATCCTCCGGCCTCCACATTTCCGGCGCAAAGCCGGCGAGCTGAAATTCAATCGGCAGCTTTGGCCCGCCGTGCGCCATGCGCCGGCGAATGTATGCATTAATGCCTTCGGTGAACGCTTCGAGGATTTCGCGCGTATCGGGCGCGTAGCTCGCATACTCTGCTTCCATCGAACCGCGGTAGCGCAACAGACGCGCAGCAATATCGCGCGGTAAGGCCGATTTGCCTGTAACTTCCGCGAGGCGCCCCTGCCCCGCACGCTTCCACAATTCCATCTGGAAGAGCCGGTCCTGCGCGGTGACAAATCCCTGTGCGAAAAACAGATCATGCGTATTCTGCGCGTAAATGTGCGGCACGCCCCAGTGGTCGCGCAAGACTTCGACTGGCGCGCGAAGTCCGGCGAGACGGAGTTGTCCGCGCGTCGTCGATAGCGCGGCGCGCGCCCTTTGCTCAAGTGAGTTCGTGGACGCGTCCTTTTGAGCTCTCGCCGAAAACGCAAATATCGCGCAGAGAAGGACAAGCGTTGGAAAACCCGCGAAGAACAAAACCGCAAATGCCAGGCGACTCGTCGGTTTCATGCGCGGGAGTATACAACTCTCCCGGGTTGAATCAATTCCGTAAAGTCTCTAGTTTAGCGGGAGCGATTTTAGAGACCGGGCGTCTTGGGTATGGAAGGTGAAGGACCGGCAGGATTCGCGGGCGGCTGATTTCCCGTTCCGATTGGCCGCGGCGCGCTCACGCCGGCAACATCCGAGCCGAGCCCGAGCTTCTGCAAGCTCAGCGCATCAAGCTTGCCGGTTGGAGGCAGCCCATTCGCGTCCTGGAAACGGCGCAGCGCAGCCTGTGTGTTCGCGTCCCATTTGCGGCTGGGATCTCCGGAGTAATATCCGCCGCGCTCGAGCGCCGATTGAATTTCATCCGTGCGGTCCGCGGAAGGTGCCTTCGGAAGCGTCACATGGTGGCGCCGCACCCTGCGATAGCGGCGGCGCCTTGTCGGCGTCTTGGAAAGGCTGCGCAGACTTGCGTTGCGCAGACTCCCTTTGCTTGACTTCATTTCCTTCGCGGAATTACGCCCCGAAGCGGACTTGGAAGGATGCGCCGCGCTCGCTTGGGATGGCGCGAAGCAAAAGGCGAATGCAAGCAAGGCAATTCCTGCGACGCCATGCATCGCCCACTTTCGCCAGGTTTGCCACGGGACTGTCATTATTTTGGCCCGATTTTCCGTCACAATTTCGTTTTTCGCTTCAACCTCTACTGGCCCGGCTGAGGAATTTTTCCGGCATGGAACAGAGTGTAAACCGGCCCGGTACCGTCGCCATAAATCACTTTGAAAAGGACATCTTCGCCGGGCTTCAATTTTCCGATGGCCTGTTTGTAATCCTGAATTGTATTGATAGCCACATGGTTGATTTCGACGATCACTTCGCCGCGATGGAAGCCCAGGTCTTCGGCGAAACTCGTCGGGTCGGGTTCGCTCGTGACGATCACCCCTGATTGCGCCGACTTCATGCCCAGGTGGCGCGCCACATCGGGCGTCAGCGCCTCGACGTGAAGCCCAAAGGTCGTCGGTCCCTGCTCGACATCGGCATCCGCCGGAGTCGAATCGTCGCCGGTATCGTCGGGGAAAATCTTATTCATGTCCGCAACATCCACGGACACATTTGCGGACCTCCCATTGCGGTAGTACGTGAGACTGACGGCACGCCCGATGGGCGTATCCACGACGGGATCAATCAAGTCGGATCCGGCGTGCACCTCATGGCCGTTGATCGCGGAAATCACGTCGCCGGGCTGAAGGCCCACCTTCGCCGCCGGGCCGCCGGGCGTCACATACTGGACCACAACGCCATAGGGCGCGGCGAGTTCTTTGTGCAGGAGCGCGTCTTGCGTCTGGTCGTCTTGGAATTTGATTCCGATCGATCCGCGCGTCACATGGCCTTGCGTCACAAGCTGGTTGTAGACGCCCACAACTGTATTCGACGGCAATGCGAAACCCACGCCTTCGAATCCCCGGCTGCCGGTGTAAATCGCCGTGTTGATTCCGATGACTTCGCCCGCGAGATTGACCAGCGGCCCGCCCGAATTCCCGGGATTAATCGCTGCGTCGGTCTGAATGAAATTCTGGAATTGCTGCCCGATGTGTTGCCGGTTCTTGGCGCTGACGATTCCGGCGGTCACCGTGCCATTCAGCGAGAACGGGCTGCCGAACGCCAGCACCCAATCGCCGACCTTCACGCCATCGGAATTTCCCATGTGCGCCACGGGCAAGGAACGGTCCGTATCAATCTTGATCACCGCGAGATCGGTCATCTTATCGACGCCGACCACCTTCGCCGTGTAGTGCGTGTCATCACCGTCGACGGCGACTTGAATCTTCGTCGCTCCATCAATCACGTGGTCGTTCGTCAGGATGTAGCCTCTTTTGTCGACAACCACGCCGGATCCCAGGCTTCTTTCCGCTTGCTCGGTCTGGCCTGCGTCCGGGTTTTGCTTGAAAAACTTATTGAAGAAATCCTGGAAGGAATCCTGGCCTTTTTGGCCCGGGCTCAATTTGCCTTTAGGCGTCTCGAAGACTTGCGTCGTCGAAATATTCACAATGGCGGGCTCGACGTGCGATACCACAGTGGCGAAACCATTCGAGAGATTGACGGGATCCGGAATCGTGAGCAGGGCGGGGGAAATCGGACTCACCGAGCGCGTCGCGGCCGCATGTCCGGGAATCAGAGTCCCAATGATAATCCCGATCCCCAGCGTCAAAACCAGCAGGATGCTGGCAAAGGCTTTCCGCTTGTTTATCCACGCGACCAACTCACGAATTTGAATGCCCATTCTCCCGCTCCCTTCAACATCCACTGCCGCTCAATGCTCTCAATAGGCTTGGTTAAATTATGATTATAACACCGCTCCGCGCGTTGCTTCTGTCCTCATCCGTATTTTCGAGCGCTTGCTGATTTGGCGTCACCTGTTCGAGCGGCCAGCCTTCCGTAACTGCCCGCAGGCACAGGACATGCCGGCGACGGACTCACTTCGTACCTGACATTGGGCAAGCGCCACCCCGCGAGATTCCGGTAAGCTAGCGCAAACATTAGAAATTGACAACCTCCGGCATCGAGGCATAGCCTCGCGATTGGATGTCTTCGGAACTAAACACCGGCCCCTTCCAATCCCGCCCTCACCCACACCTCTACGAAATTAACACCTGGGCGTGGCTCGAGGAACTTAGCGCAAGATTCAATCGCCACATCACACTTCGCGACGTGCCGGACTCCGAATGGAACTCGCTCGCCAGCCTCGGTTTCGATTTCCTCTGGTTGATGGGTGTTTGGGAACGTAGTCCTGCGGGGCGAAGGTATTTTCAAACCGATCCCGGCAGTTTTCCGAGTTTCGACGAGGCGCTTCCCGAATGGAAACTGAGCCAAATCGTCGGCTCGCCTTACTCCATTCGCCGGTATCAGCCAGACCCGCGCATCGGTTCCTGGGCGGACATTGACCAGGTTCGCGCGAAGCTCCGCGCTCGCGGCATCGGCTTGATTTTGGATTTTGTGCCGAATCACACGGCTCCGGATCACGAATGGACGACCGCGCATCCGGAATACTATATCCGCGGCACGCAGAGCAATTTTCGAAAAGACCCTTCCGCGTTTTATTTACAGCAAACTTCTGGCGAGCCGCAGCTCTTCGCCCACGCGCGCGATCCATATTTTCCGCCGTGGCGCGACGTCCTTCAGATCAATTATTTTGAGCCTGCCGCGCGCGCCGCTCTTCTCGCGGAGCTGCGGCAAATCGCCGGCCATTGCGATGGCGTGCGCTGCGACATGGCCATGCTTGTCTTGAACGATATTTTCGTCCGTACCTGGGCGCCTTTTCTCTCCGGCTATAGAGTTCCCGCGACCGAATTTTGGAGCGAAGCGACGGCCGCGGTTCCCGGATTT
It encodes the following:
- a CDS encoding penicillin acylase family protein, producing MKPTSRLAFAVLFFAGFPTLVLLCAIFAFSARAQKDASTNSLEQRARAALSTTRGQLRLAGLRAPVEVLRDHWGVPHIYAQNTHDLFFAQGFVTAQDRLFQMELWKRAGQGRLAEVTGKSALPRDIAARLLRYRGSMEAEYASYAPDTREILEAFTEGINAYIRRRMAHGGPKLPIEFQLAGFAPEMWRPEDCLTRMATLSVTGNAPEELADAQLVALVGAQKATDLEGFDPPTKLETFPGEDFQGLMPNLISGFVGTDSRIQFPDKVEGSNDWTIAGALTKTGKPLVANDPHRTLALPSLRYVVHLVAPGWDVIGATEPALPGVSIGHNQDIAWGLTVFPVDQEDLFYEALNPKDPLEYRTASGWARMRVEKEVFHVKGGADVTVDLKFTRHGPVLWSDGKRALALHWVGAEPGTAPYLTGISVDRAHNWTQFLAAMGRWKTPPENFVYGDRQGNIGEQSAGLTPLRKKGSGLLPAPGWAGYEWAGYIPLDQLPRQLNPARGFIATANNKTIPENYPYAVGFEWSTDRIARIEQVLSAAQEHALDVGDMAALQNDVVSAPAQALVRVLAASGAADDPHAKLLIGWNGALHRDSPAAALYEIWLGKLHDAMLKIIAPDKAALPIYLSAETFARLFGHPTSEFFGDNPTSMRDEIFRQTLDAAYADAQKRMGDDPQSWGWGKLHFMRFRHVLDPLEDLASFLDPPPVARPGDDNTVDATWHLPDNYDQLGGASYREIFDLSDWDHSEGVNVPGESGQPGSPHYSDLLPLWRDGEYFPLTYSRQAVEAQTTDRLELLPVKP
- a CDS encoding alpha-amylase family glycosyl hydrolase; this translates as MSSELNTGPFQSRPHPHLYEINTWAWLEELSARFNRHITLRDVPDSEWNSLASLGFDFLWLMGVWERSPAGRRYFQTDPGSFPSFDEALPEWKLSQIVGSPYSIRRYQPDPRIGSWADIDQVRAKLRARGIGLILDFVPNHTAPDHEWTTAHPEYYIRGTQSNFRKDPSAFYLQQTSGEPQLFAHARDPYFPPWRDVLQINYFEPAARAALLAELRQIAGHCDGVRCDMAMLVLNDIFVRTWAPFLSGYRVPATEFWSEATAAVPGFVWLGEVYWNCEGPIQQLGFQFTYDKGLYDALHDGDINDVHSRLAADFSSQSHAARFLENHDEARAAAAFGSAKLEAVGTLIATLPGMRFYHHGQLDGRKIHLPMPLAAAAAEKPDPATRAFYERILRLSNDPVFHSGQWNFLELSSAGDDTFRNVVAYQWLSANARKVAVVNLGGVTSQGRVPFPRGISPSQEYKFLDQLHDVAYPRAGAEIAESGLYVRLDAYRAHLFDVTPL
- a CDS encoding FAD-dependent oxidoreductase — protein: MKGDPEDKRNLSRRDFVKTTGAGVGTAVLAGLGLKEGEAQSRTPHWDKEAEVVVVGAGASGLPAAIEAAEHGAKVILIEANFDVGGHAILSGGNVALGGGTSRQKKYNIEDSPDMVFRDLTDWSVVEPNGFPDYRYNDKEIIRAFADNSAPTYEWLVAHGVIFVEKAPDGAGGTADGNSAPRENHAAPMAWPQMQTGKPVDPAIAATESSGVGFIRPLEVAARKAGVVILLKHKMSSLVRGEPSAGKILGIVAMHEGETLHILARKGVILATGGSSSNVNFRRIFDTRLTEEYNGVAGEPYSFQDASGELAGLAVGASLWGAYNDSGEFGLRLAKAGRIGCQYGYRNLGWEPGSPVFHLARARGLLVRNYQNVILVNQVGSRFYDETQGAYTSNNYNSLRPYTQGSYLNAADIKYHPANFLNAALAGTGDAVNGGGPIWAIFDANAAKREEWTVEPPYVDIAEGYFFSANSIAELAAAIVNKHQRKPMPGDALESTVARYNSFVDDGKDADFGKPAPKYKVDTPPFYAAWATPVVHDTRAGLRINAKCQVIDFSGNVIPGLYCAGESAGGFSLHGLARCSVQGRIAGKNAAAEAS
- a CDS encoding tetratricopeptide repeat protein translates to MKRSLDGSREAIDSEFPWKMTRRNLGFQGGYKMSASEWQILLARAKRGDPEAEWGVADRYGDGCKDNKGKVIVRRSARRAAQWLRRAAEHGVASAQNNLGILFSDGNGVTKNVQEALYWFRKAFHAGDACAASNIAMTYRENRKLEAAVRWFRKSIATGDEDALVQLGIHYFWGRGVRKNPTAAVRCFRRATKGENLCEASREDAFFFLGIAYLEGKGVRASIPNARKLFQRANVDNDHPAARDMLRAVRKSAGDP
- the hrcA gene encoding heat-inducible transcriptional repressor HrcA, which produces MTTVPALQQKRHRQVLAEVVRAYIETGEPVSSRTIVRMHAEQLSSATMRNIMADLEDEGYLYQPHTSAGRVPTASAYRFYVEQIAMQATPRVEDREWIRRELDSATTPEGVMERASHVLAAVSRGLGIIVSPPLARTVVEHIRFLVLPDGRVLVVLVTSGGMTRDKCIRPERTFQQGELDHIAEYLNKHYPRWTLEAICADLKAQLKRDRERYEKLASSALMLCDPKLLAEDSDRVIYIGGAAQFATAPEFQDQEQLGELLSAIEERDRLLALLSGCIETPEPVHIELGVEKMSSAGKHLALVSAPYTRGESGRPGERAQGTVGILGPMRMHYERVITVVALMSQFFSEDSEKEKSS
- a CDS encoding peptidoglycan-binding domain-containing protein, which codes for MKSSKGSLRNASLRSLSKTPTRRRRYRRVRRHHVTLPKAPSADRTDEIQSALERGGYYSGDPSRKWDANTQAALRRFQDANGLPPTGKLDALSLQKLGLGSDVAGVSAPRPIGTGNQPPANPAGPSPSIPKTPGL
- a CDS encoding Do family serine endopeptidase, whose amino-acid sequence is MGIQIRELVAWINKRKAFASILLVLTLGIGIIIGTLIPGHAAATRSVSPISPALLTIPDPVNLSNGFATVVSHVEPAIVNISTTQVFETPKGKLSPGQKGQDSFQDFFNKFFKQNPDAGQTEQAERSLGSGVVVDKRGYILTNDHVIDGATKIQVAVDGDDTHYTAKVVGVDKMTDLAVIKIDTDRSLPVAHMGNSDGVKVGDWVLAFGSPFSLNGTVTAGIVSAKNRQHIGQQFQNFIQTDAAINPGNSGGPLVNLAGEVIGINTAIYTGSRGFEGVGFALPSNTVVGVYNQLVTQGHVTRGSIGIKFQDDQTQDALLHKELAAPYGVVVQYVTPGGPAAKVGLQPGDVISAINGHEVHAGSDLIDPVVDTPIGRAVSLTYYRNGRSANVSVDVADMNKIFPDDTGDDSTPADADVEQGPTTFGLHVEALTPDVARHLGMKSAQSGVIVTSEPDPTSFAEDLGFHRGEVIVEINHVAINTIQDYKQAIGKLKPGEDVLFKVIYGDGTGPVYTLFHAGKIPQPGQ
- a CDS encoding aldehyde dehydrogenase family protein, giving the protein MATAVFPNAQKNYINGEWVDAVGRKAIENRNPANTDDLVGIFPASSEEDVNRAVEAAKRAFETWRLVPAPKRAEILYRAAEILVRRKEDIARDMTREMGKVLAETRGDVQEAIDMTYLMAGEGRRLFGQTTPSELPSKFAMSVRSPIGVCGLVTPWNFPIAIPSWKMMPALVCGNTVVIKPAQDTPLSTYYLVQILEEAGIPEGVVNIVSGAGSSAGSPLVKHPDVKLISFTGSTDTGRLINEACAPAFKHVHLEMGGKNIILVMDDANIDLAVDGAIWGGFGTTGQRCTAASRVAVHKKVYGEFTEKFVARAKKLRVGNGLDMDVDMGPSVSESQLQTVMKYVEIGKGEGAKLAAGGHRLDSGKYAKGWFHEPTVFLDCNPKMRISQEEIFGPVVSVMPIGSLDEAIEVANGVKYGLSSSIYTRNVNNAFRAQRDLDTGIVYVNAPTIGAETHLPFGGTKQTGNGHRESGLAAIDFYSEWKTIYVDYSDHLQRAQIDNSTS